In the genome of Telluria beijingensis, one region contains:
- a CDS encoding putative bifunctional diguanylate cyclase/phosphodiesterase: MPTSNDLAQWRERVFSTLLPIVFLLGVIAAIPGIALVLYQGKWPVALMDVLALSWLVAIWRSTRLSYTARVLNFLAMLYLVAIGLMLAVGPVSLNYLMAPPAMAVILLGNRAALAALALCAACIVALGAAGLTPLYVPGLEGTALLSSLVVALNFTCVGALITFTSGTLLKGIASSLAESRNAATELEAGQDRLRQMNAELRLTSEAIARLNDMVLIARMVDLPGAEQPIIFANDAFLHHTGYTRDQVLGRSLRMLEGPGTDQATVDRVLASVARKEAVTAELLLYTSRGEPYWVEAEMVPFAGDRGAITHWVVVSRDITERRNAAAAIHRLAFYDVLTGLPNRRLLMERLGEMVAAAQTTGALGALLYVDIDNFKTVNDARGHTVGDQLLQTAAGRLVEAVGAQGCVARLGGDEFVVLLGELGSEACVATARALAVAEGIRCSLAEKMPIEGQHYYATTSIGVALAARLPAAMSVHDLLREADTAMYHAKARGRNGVVLFEAGMLRDADRRLTLERDLGLALEQRELAMHLQLQVDAARQPCGAELLMRWRRKDGSFVPPDQFIPVAELSGLIVPLGDWALRQACLAWHALAAIDRPLPLSVNVSPMQFRQPDFVARVAAILHETGVPPGQLIFEVTEGLLVDRLDHTIDRMHELAALGIRISVDDFGTGYSSLAYLTRMPLYELKIDKGFIRDTPHDKDGTAIVQSVLAMAGHLGLRVVAEGVETEAQADYLTQHGNACMQGYLFHRPMALDALLAHLGIAA; the protein is encoded by the coding sequence ATGCCGACTTCTAACGACCTCGCCCAGTGGCGCGAGCGCGTATTCTCGACGCTGTTGCCGATCGTGTTCCTGCTGGGGGTGATCGCCGCCATTCCCGGCATCGCCCTCGTCCTCTACCAGGGGAAATGGCCGGTCGCGCTGATGGACGTGCTGGCCCTGTCCTGGCTGGTCGCCATCTGGCGCAGTACGCGCCTGTCGTACACGGCGCGCGTGCTGAACTTCCTCGCCATGCTGTACCTGGTCGCCATCGGCCTGATGCTGGCGGTGGGTCCGGTCAGCCTGAATTACCTGATGGCGCCGCCCGCGATGGCGGTGATCCTGCTCGGCAACCGCGCCGCGCTGGCCGCGCTGGCGCTGTGCGCCGCCTGCATCGTGGCGCTCGGCGCCGCCGGCCTCACCCCGCTCTACGTGCCCGGGCTGGAAGGCACCGCCCTGCTGTCGTCGCTGGTGGTGGCGCTCAACTTCACCTGCGTCGGCGCCCTGATCACCTTCACCAGCGGCACCCTGCTCAAGGGGATCGCCAGTTCGCTGGCCGAATCGCGCAACGCGGCCACCGAGCTCGAAGCCGGCCAGGACCGGCTGCGCCAGATGAACGCCGAACTGCGCCTGACGTCGGAAGCCATCGCGCGCCTGAACGACATGGTGCTGATCGCGCGCATGGTCGACCTGCCAGGGGCCGAACAGCCGATCATCTTCGCCAACGACGCCTTCCTGCACCATACCGGCTACACGCGCGACCAGGTGCTGGGGCGCAGCCTGCGCATGCTGGAAGGTCCCGGCACCGACCAGGCCACGGTGGACCGGGTGCTGGCCTCGGTGGCGCGCAAGGAAGCGGTAACGGCCGAACTGCTGCTGTACACCAGCCGCGGCGAACCCTACTGGGTCGAAGCCGAGATGGTGCCGTTCGCCGGCGACCGGGGCGCGATCACGCACTGGGTGGTGGTCAGCCGCGACATCACCGAACGCCGCAACGCTGCCGCCGCCATCCACCGGCTGGCCTTCTACGACGTGCTGACCGGCCTGCCCAACCGGCGCCTGCTGATGGAGCGGCTGGGCGAGATGGTCGCCGCCGCTCAGACCACCGGCGCGCTGGGCGCGCTGCTGTACGTCGACATCGACAACTTCAAGACCGTCAACGACGCGCGCGGACACACGGTCGGGGACCAGCTGCTGCAGACCGCCGCCGGGCGCCTGGTCGAGGCGGTCGGCGCACAGGGCTGCGTGGCGCGCCTCGGCGGCGACGAATTCGTGGTGCTGCTCGGCGAGCTGGGAAGCGAGGCCTGCGTCGCGACGGCGCGCGCGCTGGCGGTCGCGGAAGGCATCCGCTGTTCGCTGGCCGAGAAGATGCCGATCGAGGGCCAGCACTACTACGCCACCACCAGCATCGGGGTGGCGCTGGCGGCGCGCCTGCCGGCCGCCATGTCGGTGCACGACCTGCTGCGCGAAGCCGACACCGCGATGTACCACGCCAAGGCGCGCGGCAGGAACGGCGTGGTGCTGTTCGAGGCCGGGATGCTGCGCGACGCCGACCGCCGCCTGACGCTCGAGCGCGACCTCGGCCTGGCGCTCGAGCAGCGCGAGCTGGCGATGCACCTGCAGCTGCAGGTCGACGCCGCCCGCCAGCCCTGCGGCGCCGAACTCCTGATGCGCTGGCGCCGCAAGGACGGCAGCTTCGTGCCGCCTGACCAGTTCATCCCGGTGGCCGAATTGAGCGGACTGATCGTGCCGCTGGGCGACTGGGCCCTGCGCCAGGCCTGCCTGGCCTGGCACGCGCTGGCCGCCATCGACCGGCCGCTGCCGCTGTCGGTCAACGTCAGCCCGATGCAGTTCCGCCAGCCCGACTTCGTGGCCCGGGTCGCGGCCATCCTGCACGAGACTGGCGTGCCGCCCGGCCAGCTGATTTTCGAAGTCACCGAAGGCCTGCTGGTCGACCGGCTCGACCACACCATCGACCGCATGCACGAGCTGGCGGCGCTGGGCATCCGGATCTCGGTCGACGACTTCGGCACCGGCTATTCGAGCCTGGCCTACCTGACCCGGATGCCCTTGTACGAACTCAAGATCGACAAGGGCTTCATCCGCGACACCCCGCACGACAAGGACGGCACCGCGATCGTGCAGTCGGTGCTGGCCATGGCTGGCCACCTGGGGCTGCGCGTGGTCGCCGAAGGCGTCGAGACCGAGGCCCAGGCCGACTACCTGACCCAGCACGGCAACGCCTGCATGCAGGGCTACCTGTTCCACCGGCCGATGGCGCTGGACGCGCTGCTGGCGCACCTGGGCATCGCAGCCTGA
- a CDS encoding RidA family protein translates to MDILQPPCWPRPKGYANGVACRGRQIFVSGMIGWDAEGRFHTDDFVGQSRQALENIVAVLREAGAGPEHIVRMTWYVLDKREYLNAGSALGAAYREVLGRHYPAMSAVQVAGLMEDRARVEIEVTAVIPDLEGDPG, encoded by the coding sequence ATGGACATCCTGCAACCGCCCTGCTGGCCGCGGCCGAAGGGCTATGCCAATGGCGTCGCCTGCCGCGGACGCCAGATTTTTGTCAGCGGCATGATCGGCTGGGACGCCGAAGGCCGCTTTCACACCGACGACTTCGTCGGCCAGTCGCGCCAGGCGCTGGAAAACATCGTCGCCGTGCTGCGCGAAGCCGGCGCCGGACCGGAGCACATCGTGCGGATGACCTGGTATGTGCTGGACAAGCGCGAATACCTGAATGCAGGCAGTGCACTGGGCGCCGCCTACCGCGAGGTGCTGGGGCGGCACTATCCGGCCATGAGCGCGGTGCAGGTGGCGGGATTGATGGAGGATCGGGCGCGGGTGGAGATCGAGGTGACCGCGGTGATACCGGACCTGGAAGGCGATCCAGGTTGA
- a CDS encoding pyridoxal phosphate-dependent aminotransferase encodes MKISDRIAHSRPLATTAMHGRAEALRHAGERVIDFSIAISHFPAPPPVLDAVSTAIERERTLPYTEVSGALKVRAALRAKLASENRVEAAVDEIIVTNGCKQAYYQALYAMTDPGDRIAVFRPHWPAYLATAELLGLEVVLADLPDTLDADTLAAFGAVKVLVLNNPHNPTGKVFTRRELETVRDWALAKGVHVIVDESYEHLVFDGEHITLAALCDWRALGVVTLFSASQSYAMMGWRVGFALAPAHLVQAMQTLQGPITAAAPHLSQVAAVAAFATGTPHALLADYRARRDLVVRHVADVPWIVMQAPASGPYLWGDVRALTTDTVGFAERLLEEERVALMPGDALGRPGYIRIGYISDDEATLMEGVRRIVAFGARLAGTR; translated from the coding sequence ATGAAGATTTCAGACCGGATTGCGCACTCCCGCCCCCTCGCCACCACCGCCATGCATGGCCGCGCCGAAGCGCTGCGCCATGCCGGCGAGCGCGTGATCGATTTCTCGATCGCGATCTCGCACTTCCCGGCCCCGCCGCCGGTGCTGGACGCCGTCTCCACCGCCATCGAGCGCGAGCGCACGCTGCCCTACACCGAGGTGAGCGGCGCGCTGAAGGTGCGCGCGGCGCTGCGCGCCAAGCTCGCCAGCGAGAACCGCGTCGAGGCGGCGGTCGACGAGATCATCGTGACCAATGGCTGCAAGCAGGCCTATTACCAGGCGCTGTACGCGATGACCGATCCGGGCGACCGCATTGCGGTATTCCGCCCGCACTGGCCAGCCTATCTCGCGACCGCCGAACTGCTTGGGCTCGAGGTGGTGCTGGCCGACCTGCCGGACACCCTGGACGCCGACACGCTGGCGGCGTTTGGTGCGGTCAAGGTGCTGGTGCTGAACAATCCGCACAACCCGACCGGCAAGGTGTTTACCCGCCGCGAGCTCGAGACCGTGCGCGACTGGGCCCTGGCCAAGGGCGTGCACGTGATCGTCGACGAAAGCTACGAGCACCTGGTGTTCGACGGCGAACACATCACGCTGGCGGCGCTGTGCGACTGGCGCGCGCTGGGCGTGGTCACCCTGTTCTCGGCCTCGCAGAGCTATGCGATGATGGGCTGGCGGGTGGGCTTCGCGCTCGCCCCCGCCCACCTGGTGCAGGCGATGCAAACCCTGCAGGGCCCGATCACGGCCGCCGCGCCCCACCTGTCGCAGGTGGCGGCGGTGGCGGCATTCGCCACCGGCACCCCGCACGCGCTGCTGGCCGACTATCGCGCGCGGCGCGACCTGGTGGTGCGCCATGTCGCCGACGTGCCCTGGATCGTCATGCAGGCGCCGGCTTCCGGCCCCTACCTGTGGGGCGACGTGCGCGCCCTCACCACCGACACGGTCGGTTTTGCCGAACGCCTGCTGGAAGAAGAGCGGGTGGCGCTGATGCCGGGCGACGCCCTCGGCCGGCCGGGCTACATCCGCATCGGCTATATCTCGGACGACGAGGCGACCCTGATGGAGGGCGTGCGCCGCATCGTCGCATTCGGCGCGCGGCTGGCGGGGACGCGATGA
- a CDS encoding hybrid sensor histidine kinase/response regulator, which yields MSGVLGRFRLNSLRSRLMLLVLLAITPIAVVTVLGGLREREAAIRASEENLQRLTALAAANEAQSIDRARQILVDLVSVPDLLGPTAGCNALLANVLDRNEGYVNFGLIQLNGDVTCSAVPMLHPVNLGDRSHFKRAIAERRFIAGDYVFGRVIRKHTINLTYPVIDRSGDVVAVVFAAMDLAGLDTFVNDISMPPGSILETADAAGTLISRRPDPERWFGQRVSAELLAAMRGPHGRALVVRGEDGVDRLHAFARVGAPTLTEYTVTIGIPTDLITQVAREAQFMSLLGLGATTLLALLAAWLAGERLIVQRVRGLTSVARRIAAGELEARTGIEYGNEEIGRLAAALDEMAENLQKKETARGQAERELRAADQRKDEFLAMLAHELRNPLAPISTGAHLLKLLHSDNAQITQTCAIIARQVEHMTSLVDDLLDVSRVTRGLVSLSTQVLDLRSVIDDAAEQIRPLIGARRHKVVLDLPAGPAHAKGDHKRLVQVVANLLGNATKYTPEGGHIELRLQLVGDAWQLSVSDDGIGMDARLVERVFDLFTQAERTPDRSQGGLGLGLALAKSLVELHGGSVSAHSPGLGRGSTFTVRLPRHRQDSAALPASAPAIEAGPASALRILVVDDNLDAAHTLNLFLRASGHEVEIAYNGVDAIEIAKVFAPQACILDIGLPDMDGNELARRLRRLPQTSGATLIAATGYGRQQDREAASQAGFDHYLVKPVNTLQLGELLALAGAG from the coding sequence ATGAGCGGTGTGCTGGGGCGCTTCCGCCTGAACAGCCTGCGCAGCCGCCTGATGCTGCTGGTGCTGCTGGCGATCACGCCGATCGCGGTCGTCACGGTGCTGGGCGGCCTGCGCGAGCGCGAAGCGGCGATCCGCGCCTCGGAAGAAAACCTCCAGCGCCTGACCGCGCTCGCCGCCGCCAACGAGGCGCAATCGATCGACCGCGCGCGCCAGATCCTGGTCGACCTGGTGAGCGTGCCCGACCTGCTGGGCCCGACCGCCGGCTGCAACGCCCTGCTGGCCAATGTCCTCGACCGCAACGAAGGCTACGTCAATTTCGGCCTCATCCAGCTCAACGGCGACGTCACCTGCAGCGCGGTGCCGATGCTGCACCCGGTGAACCTGGGCGACCGCAGCCACTTCAAGCGCGCCATCGCCGAGCGCCGTTTCATCGCCGGCGATTACGTGTTCGGGCGCGTGATCCGCAAGCACACGATCAACCTCACCTACCCCGTCATCGACCGGTCGGGCGACGTGGTGGCGGTGGTGTTCGCGGCGATGGACCTGGCCGGCCTGGACACCTTCGTCAACGACATCAGCATGCCGCCCGGCTCGATCCTGGAAACGGCCGACGCCGCGGGCACCCTGATCTCGCGCCGCCCGGACCCGGAACGCTGGTTCGGCCAGCGCGTCAGCGCCGAGCTGCTGGCGGCCATGCGCGGCCCGCACGGGCGCGCGCTGGTGGTGCGCGGCGAGGACGGCGTCGACCGCCTGCACGCCTTCGCCCGCGTCGGCGCGCCGACCCTGACCGAATACACGGTCACGATCGGGATCCCGACCGACCTGATCACCCAGGTCGCGCGCGAGGCCCAGTTCATGTCGCTGCTGGGGCTGGGCGCGACCACCCTGCTGGCCCTGCTGGCGGCCTGGCTGGCCGGCGAGCGGCTGATCGTGCAGCGGGTACGCGGCCTGACCTCGGTCGCGCGCCGGATCGCGGCCGGCGAGCTCGAGGCCCGCACCGGCATCGAATACGGCAACGAAGAGATCGGGCGGCTGGCGGCAGCGCTGGACGAGATGGCCGAGAACCTGCAGAAGAAGGAAACCGCGCGCGGCCAGGCCGAGCGCGAACTGCGCGCGGCCGACCAGCGCAAGGACGAATTCCTGGCGATGCTGGCGCACGAGCTGCGCAATCCGCTGGCGCCGATCAGCACCGGCGCCCACCTGCTCAAGCTGCTGCACTCGGATAACGCCCAGATCACGCAGACCTGCGCCATCATCGCGCGCCAGGTCGAGCACATGACCAGCCTGGTCGACGACCTGCTGGACGTGTCGCGCGTGACGCGCGGCCTGGTTTCGCTGTCGACCCAGGTGCTGGACCTGCGCAGCGTGATCGACGACGCCGCCGAGCAGATCCGGCCCCTGATCGGCGCCCGGCGCCACAAGGTGGTGCTCGACCTGCCGGCCGGTCCGGCCCACGCCAAGGGCGACCACAAGCGCCTGGTGCAGGTGGTGGCCAACCTGCTGGGCAACGCCACCAAGTACACGCCGGAGGGCGGCCATATCGAGCTGCGGCTGCAGCTCGTCGGCGACGCCTGGCAGCTGAGCGTCAGCGACGACGGCATCGGCATGGATGCGCGCCTGGTCGAGCGCGTGTTCGACCTGTTCACCCAGGCCGAACGCACCCCGGACCGCTCGCAGGGCGGCCTGGGCCTGGGTCTGGCGCTGGCCAAGAGCCTGGTCGAGCTGCACGGCGGCAGCGTCAGCGCCCACAGCCCCGGCCTGGGCCGCGGCAGCACTTTCACCGTGCGGCTGCCGCGCCACCGGCAGGACAGCGCGGCGCTGCCGGCCAGCGCCCCGGCCATCGAGGCCGGCCCGGCGAGCGCGCTGCGCATCCTGGTGGTGGACGACAACCTGGATGCCGCGCACACGCTCAACCTGTTCCTGCGCGCCTCGGGCCACGAGGTGGAAATCGCCTACAACGGCGTGGACGCGATCGAGATCGCCAAGGTGTTCGCGCCCCAGGCCTGCATCCTCGACATCGGCCTGCCCGACATGGACGGCAACGAACTGGCGCGCCGCCTGCGCCGGCTGCCGCAAACCAGCGGCGCCACGCTGATCGCCGCCACCGGCTACGGGCGCCAGCAAGACCGCGAGGCCGCCAGCCAGGCCGGATTCGACCACTACCTGGTCAAGCCTGTCAATACGCTGCAACTGGGCGAACTGCTGGCGCTGGCCGGCGCTGGTTGA
- a CDS encoding enoyl-CoA hydratase family protein gives MHYLPGESHRLPGGRHSLAGYAPQHFGFGLDAGVATITLDRPERKNPLTFDSYAELRDLFRALAYADDVKAVVVTGAGDNFCSGGDVHEIIGPLTKLDMPGLLAFTRMTGDLVKAMRACPQPVVAAVDGVCAGAGAILALASDIRYGTARSRTAFLFTRVGLAGCDMGACALLPRVIGQGRAAELLYTGRSLDGEEGERWGFFNRLCAPEQLLSEARAFAATLAAGPTFAHGMTKKMLQQEWNMGVDEAIEAEAQAQAICMATNDFHRAYHAFVAKERPRFEGD, from the coding sequence ATGCACTATCTACCGGGCGAATCGCACCGCCTGCCGGGCGGCCGCCACAGCCTGGCCGGCTACGCGCCGCAGCACTTCGGCTTCGGGCTCGATGCCGGCGTCGCCACCATCACGCTGGACCGGCCCGAGCGCAAGAATCCGCTGACCTTCGATTCGTATGCCGAGCTGCGCGACCTGTTCCGCGCGCTGGCGTATGCGGACGACGTCAAGGCGGTGGTCGTCACCGGCGCCGGCGACAATTTCTGTTCGGGCGGCGACGTGCACGAGATCATCGGCCCGCTGACGAAGCTGGACATGCCGGGCCTGCTGGCCTTTACCCGCATGACGGGCGATCTGGTGAAAGCGATGCGCGCCTGCCCGCAGCCGGTGGTGGCGGCAGTCGACGGCGTGTGCGCCGGCGCCGGGGCGATCCTGGCGCTGGCCTCGGACATCCGTTACGGCACCGCGCGCAGCCGCACCGCTTTTCTCTTCACCCGGGTCGGCCTGGCTGGCTGCGACATGGGCGCCTGCGCCTTGCTGCCGCGCGTGATCGGGCAGGGCCGGGCGGCCGAGCTGCTGTACACCGGGCGTTCGCTGGATGGCGAAGAGGGCGAGCGCTGGGGCTTCTTCAACCGCCTGTGCGCGCCAGAACAGTTGTTGAGCGAGGCCCGGGCTTTCGCCGCGACCCTGGCGGCCGGTCCGACCTTCGCCCATGGCATGACCAAGAAGATGCTGCAGCAGGAGTGGAATATGGGGGTCGACGAAGCGATCGAGGCCGAGGCCCAGGCCCAGGCCATCTGCATGGCGACCAATGACTTCCATCGCGCCTACCACGCCTTCGTGGCGAAAGAGCGGCCGCGCTTCGAGGGGGATTGA
- a CDS encoding acyl-CoA dehydrogenase family protein: MGHDYLDWPFFEARHGELARELDAWAADNLHDAHGRDADAICRALVARLGRDGWLRHAVGEQAIDTRAICLIRETLARHAGLADFAFAMQGLGSGAISLFGSEEQKRRWLPRVASGEAIAAFALSEPEAGSDVAAMRCAARREGDDWVLDGEKTWISNGGIADVYVVFARTGDGGGEGGRGSKGISAFIVDAGAHGLEIAERIDVIAPHPLARLRFDGCRVPADCLVGAEGQGFKVAMATLDVFRTSVAAAALGFARRAMDEALARAQSRPMFGKTLADFQLTQAKLAQMALEIDAAALLTYRAAWLRDNGKRVTQEAAMAKLAATESAQRVIDSAVQLFGGQGVQSGQVVESLYREIRALRIYEGASEVQLLIIARELLAPKV, from the coding sequence ATGGGGCACGACTACCTGGACTGGCCGTTCTTCGAGGCGCGCCATGGCGAACTGGCGCGGGAACTGGATGCCTGGGCGGCGGACAATCTGCATGATGCCCATGGCCGCGATGCCGATGCCATCTGCCGTGCGCTGGTTGCACGCCTGGGCCGCGATGGCTGGCTGCGCCACGCCGTCGGCGAGCAGGCCATCGATACGCGCGCCATCTGCCTGATCCGCGAGACGCTGGCGCGCCACGCCGGCCTGGCCGACTTCGCGTTCGCAATGCAGGGCCTGGGCAGCGGGGCGATCTCGCTGTTCGGCAGCGAGGAGCAGAAGCGCCGCTGGCTGCCGCGCGTGGCGAGCGGCGAGGCGATCGCCGCCTTCGCCCTGTCCGAGCCCGAGGCCGGCTCCGACGTTGCCGCCATGCGCTGCGCTGCGCGGCGCGAGGGCGACGACTGGGTGCTCGATGGCGAAAAGACCTGGATCTCGAATGGCGGCATCGCCGATGTCTACGTCGTGTTCGCGCGCACCGGCGACGGTGGGGGCGAGGGCGGGCGCGGCTCGAAGGGCATCTCGGCCTTCATCGTCGACGCGGGCGCGCATGGCCTGGAAATTGCCGAACGCATCGACGTGATCGCCCCGCATCCGCTGGCGCGCCTGCGCTTCGACGGTTGCCGGGTGCCGGCCGACTGCCTGGTCGGTGCAGAGGGCCAGGGCTTCAAGGTGGCGATGGCCACGCTGGACGTGTTCCGCACCTCGGTCGCCGCTGCCGCGCTGGGTTTTGCGCGCCGCGCAATGGATGAAGCCCTGGCGCGCGCGCAGTCGCGGCCGATGTTCGGCAAGACCTTGGCCGACTTCCAGCTCACCCAGGCGAAACTGGCCCAGATGGCGCTGGAGATCGACGCCGCCGCGCTGCTGACCTACCGCGCCGCCTGGCTGCGCGACAATGGCAAACGCGTGACGCAGGAAGCGGCGATGGCCAAGCTGGCCGCCACCGAATCGGCGCAGCGCGTGATCGACAGCGCGGTGCAGCTGTTCGGCGGCCAGGGCGTGCAGAGCGGGCAGGTGGTGGAAAGCCTGTACCGCGAAATCCGCGCGCTGCGCATCTACGAGGGAGCGAGCGAAGTGCAGCTCCTGATCATCGCGCGCGAGCTGCTCGCGCCGAAGGTGTAA
- a CDS encoding bifunctional salicylyl-CoA 5-hydroxylase/oxidoreductase has product MNIVCVGGGPAGLYFGLLMKLRHPTHAVTVVERNRPGDTFGWGVVFSDQTLGRLAQADPPSARAILQAFNHWDAIDVHFKGATVTSHGHGFCGIGRKRLLDILQARCRELGVELVFETRIEDVPALARRYRADLVVAADGVNSAIRQQYAAAFQPEVEERRCRFVWLGTRKRFDAFTFAFEETEHGWFQAHAYQYDGETSTFIIETPDATWRASGLADMDQEQALAFCERLFARHLDGHALMANAAHLRGSSMWIRFPRQACRTWVHPIEVDGRRVPLVLMGDAAHTAHFSIGSGTKLALEDAIGLADELQGEGDLFAALSRYQDARLVEVLKLQSAARNSMEWFENVARYTAMEAEQFAYSLLTRSQRLSHENLRLRDAAYVEGFEHRFAVAAARAAGVEPPSGAVPPMFTPYKVRGVLLKNRVVVSPMAQYCAVDGVVGDFHLAHLGVRALGGAALVMAEMTCVSADARITPGCPGLYTQAQMLAWRRIVDFVHTASDAKIGIQLGHAGAKGSTRPMWDGIDLPLEHGNWPLLSASSQQYLDGVSQVAREATGEDLDRIKQDFVRAAEAACEAGFDWLELHCAHGYLLSSFISPLTNRRQDDYGGSLENRCRYPLEVFAAVRAAWPADRPISVRISSHDWVEGGITPQDAVAIARLFRAAGADMIDCSSGQVSKREKPVFGRMFQTPFADRIRNEAGIPTIAVGGIYEADHVNGIIAAGRADLCAVARPHLANPAWTLMEAARIGYTGAAWPRQYRAGKQQLERNLERERQLQAASSGLSPQQAAARLLES; this is encoded by the coding sequence ATGAACATCGTTTGCGTCGGCGGCGGTCCGGCCGGGCTGTACTTCGGCCTGCTCATGAAACTGCGCCATCCCACGCATGCGGTGACCGTCGTCGAGCGCAACCGGCCCGGGGACACCTTCGGCTGGGGCGTGGTGTTCTCGGACCAGACGCTGGGCCGCCTGGCGCAGGCCGACCCTCCGAGCGCGCGCGCCATCCTGCAGGCCTTCAACCACTGGGACGCGATCGACGTCCACTTCAAGGGCGCGACCGTCACCTCGCACGGCCATGGCTTCTGCGGCATCGGCCGCAAGCGCCTGCTGGACATCCTGCAGGCGCGCTGCCGCGAACTGGGCGTGGAACTGGTGTTCGAGACCCGGATCGAGGACGTGCCCGCGCTGGCGCGCCGCTACCGGGCCGACCTGGTGGTGGCGGCCGACGGCGTCAATAGCGCAATCCGCCAGCAGTACGCCGCAGCCTTCCAGCCCGAGGTCGAGGAGCGCCGGTGCCGCTTCGTGTGGCTCGGCACGCGCAAGCGCTTCGACGCCTTCACCTTCGCTTTCGAGGAAACCGAACATGGCTGGTTCCAGGCCCACGCCTACCAGTACGACGGCGAGACCTCGACCTTCATCATCGAGACGCCGGACGCCACCTGGCGCGCGAGCGGCCTGGCCGACATGGACCAGGAACAGGCGCTGGCCTTTTGCGAGCGCCTGTTCGCGCGCCACCTGGACGGCCATGCCTTGATGGCCAACGCGGCCCACCTGCGCGGGTCCAGCATGTGGATCCGCTTCCCGCGCCAGGCCTGCCGCACATGGGTGCATCCGATCGAGGTCGACGGCCGGCGCGTGCCGCTGGTGCTGATGGGCGACGCTGCCCACACGGCCCACTTCTCGATCGGCTCCGGCACCAAGCTGGCGCTGGAAGATGCGATCGGCCTGGCCGACGAGTTGCAAGGGGAGGGCGACCTGTTCGCCGCGCTGTCCCGCTACCAGGACGCGCGCCTGGTCGAGGTGCTCAAGCTGCAGAGCGCCGCCCGCAACTCGATGGAGTGGTTCGAGAACGTGGCGCGCTACACGGCCATGGAGGCGGAACAATTCGCCTATTCGCTCCTCACCCGCAGCCAGCGCCTGTCGCACGAAAACCTGCGCCTGCGCGATGCGGCCTATGTCGAGGGCTTCGAACACCGGTTCGCCGTGGCCGCGGCGCGGGCGGCCGGCGTGGAGCCTCCTTCCGGTGCGGTGCCGCCCATGTTCACGCCCTACAAGGTGCGCGGCGTGCTGCTGAAGAACCGGGTAGTGGTGTCGCCGATGGCCCAATATTGCGCCGTGGATGGCGTGGTGGGCGACTTCCACCTGGCCCATCTCGGCGTGCGCGCGCTGGGCGGCGCGGCGCTGGTGATGGCCGAGATGACCTGCGTGTCGGCCGACGCCCGGATCACGCCCGGCTGTCCCGGCCTGTATACGCAGGCGCAGATGCTGGCATGGCGGCGCATCGTCGACTTCGTGCACACGGCCAGCGACGCGAAGATCGGCATCCAGCTCGGCCACGCCGGCGCCAAGGGCTCGACCCGCCCGATGTGGGACGGCATCGACCTGCCTTTGGAACACGGCAACTGGCCGCTGCTGTCGGCGTCCAGCCAGCAATACCTCGACGGCGTGTCGCAGGTGGCGCGCGAAGCGACAGGCGAGGACCTCGATCGCATCAAGCAGGATTTCGTGCGCGCCGCGGAAGCCGCCTGCGAGGCCGGTTTCGACTGGCTCGAGCTGCACTGCGCGCACGGCTATCTGCTCTCGAGTTTCATCTCGCCGCTGACCAACCGGCGCCAGGACGACTACGGCGGCAGTCTCGAGAACCGCTGCCGCTATCCGCTGGAGGTGTTCGCCGCGGTGCGCGCGGCCTGGCCGGCGGACCGGCCGATCAGCGTGCGCATCTCGAGCCACGACTGGGTCGAGGGCGGCATCACGCCGCAGGACGCGGTCGCGATCGCGCGCCTGTTCCGTGCGGCCGGCGCCGACATGATCGATTGTTCCTCGGGCCAGGTCAGCAAGCGGGAGAAGCCCGTGTTCGGGCGGATGTTCCAGACGCCGTTCGCCGACCGTATCCGCAACGAGGCCGGCATCCCGACCATTGCCGTCGGCGGTATTTATGAGGCCGACCACGTGAACGGCATCATCGCCGCCGGCCGCGCCGACTTGTGCGCCGTGGCGCGCCCGCACCTGGCCAACCCGGCCTGGACGCTGATGGAGGCGGCGCGCATCGGCTACACTGGCGCAGCCTGGCCGCGCCAGTACCGGGCCGGCAAGCAGCAGCTGGAGCGCAACCTGGAACGCGAGCGCCAGTTGCAGGCGGCGTCCAGCGGCCTGTCGCCGCAGCAGGCGGCCGCGCGCCTGCTCGAAAGCTGA